CGCCGAGGTACTCGCGGCTCTGGAATCCGAGCTGTCGAAGGACATCCGGCAACTGTTTCAGCCGGTGAGCCGTGGCGACGAAGGAGTGACCGAGCCGCCGGTCAGCTGACCGCTACGCTTCCGTGGGCATTCCAGCGGGCGAACGCCCATCCGGCTGAGGAGAGAGAGCGACGGTGCCAAAGGCCTACTGGATCACCACGTACCGGTCCATCAGCAACGAGGAGAAGGTCGCCGCCTACGCCGAGCTGGCCGGGCCGGCGCTGCGGGCCGCCGGCGGCACGTTTCTGGCGCGCGGCCTGCCGTCGCGGGCGTTCGAGTCCGGAGCGTTGGAGCGTACGACGCTGATCGAGTTCGAGAGCGTCGACGCCGCGCTCGCCGCCTACGACAGCCCCGCTTATCAGGAGGCGCTGCGGGCGCTCGGCGACGGAGCCGAACGCGACCTGCGGATCATCGAAGCCACGCCCTGACGCGCGGCGACGGGCGTGCCGGGAGCGGCTCGAACCGGCCGTCCTGGCAGCACAGTCGTCGCGACTGAGCATTGACGATTTCGATGCTCACCCACCAAAGCACTCGGGCTGTTCATGCTGACCGATCCCGGATAGGGTCCCCGCCATCGTCTCTGGCAGGAGGTTTCCGGTGGTCAGGAAGCGCGCGCTTCGTATTGTCGTCGGTCTCGCCGCACTCTCGCTCGCCGTCGCCGGCTGTGGACGCTCGACCAGCGGTCAGACGCCGCAGGCCGGTGTCTCCGCCTCGGTCGCCGCCGACGCCAAGGCCGCCGACCTGGTCCCGGCCGACCTCAAGGGGAAGGGCGTGCTGCGGGTCGCCACCGCCGAGGGCTACCCGCCGATGGAGATGTACAAGGAGGGGACCCAGGAGCTGGTCGGCGTCGACCCGGAGCTGGCGGCGGCGATCGCCGGGCGGCTCGGCCTGAAGCTGGAGATGACCAACGCGAGCTTCCCCGGCCTGATCCCGGGCCTGCAGGCCGACCGGTGGGACCTGGCGATGTCCTCGATGAGCGACACCGAGGAGCGCCGTAAGGCCGTCGACTTCGTCGACTACTTCCAGGCCGGCGGCGCGATCATGGTGGCGAAGGGCAACCCGGCCGGGGTGAAGGACCTGGCGGACCTCTGCGGCCGCGCCGTGGTGCTCGCCAAGGGCAGCTCCAACCTCGCCATCGGCGAGAAGCAGAACGGCTCGTGCGCCAAGAAGATGACCATCTCGCAGAGCGAGGACGCCCCGACCGGCCTGCTGCAGATCGACGCCGGGCGCGCGGTGGCCACCATCGTCGACTACCCGGTGGCCAAGATGCTGGCCCAGCAGAGCGGCAAGTACGAGGTGCTGGAGGCCCAGTACGAGGCCGGCCCGTGGGGCATCGCGATCGACAAGAAGGACAGCCAGCTGCGTGACGCCGTCCAGCGGGCCCTCCAGGAGCTGATCGCCGCGGGCGAGTACGCCAAGCTCCTGGAGAAGTGGGGCGTGCAGGGCAGCGGTGTGCAGACCGCGACGGTCAACGACCAGAAGTGAGCACACCGGTGGACGCGACCGTCCCGGGCCCGGCTTCGGCCGGGCCCGCCGGCCCGGAGACGCCGGAGGTGAACCGGATCAGCCACCCGCTGCGACCGGGGCGCTGGCTGGCCGCCGGGGCGACCGCCCTGATCCTGGCCTGGCTGGCCTGGACCATCGCGATCAACCCGAACCTGCACTGGGACATCGTCGTCAAGTACCAGTTCGACCGGGTCATCCTGGAAGGGCTCTGGGTCACCGCCCAGCTCACGGTCGCGTCCATGGCGATCGGCGTGATGCTCGGCGTCGTCGTGGCGCTGATGCAGGTCTCCGACAGCCGCATCCTGCGCGCCGGAGCCATGGCGTACGTCTGGTTCTTCCGCGGCACGCCGCTGCTGGTGCAGCTGATCTTCTGGTTCAACATCGCGCTGATCTTCCCCGAGATCGGGCTGGGCGTGCCGTTCGGCGGCCCGAAGCTGGTGACCTGGGAGACGAACACCCTGGTCACCGGATTCGTCGCGGCGCTGCTCGGGCTCAGCATCAACGAGGGCGCCTACATGAGCGAGATCGTTCGAGCCGGCCTGCGCGCGGTCGACCCCGGCCAGCAGGAGGCCGCGGCGGCGCTGGGCATGTCCCGCATGAAGATCATGAGGCGGGTGGTGCTGCCCCAGGCGATGCGGATCATCGTCCCGCCGACCGGCAACCAGTTCATCTCCATGCTCAAGACCACCTCGCTCGTCTCGGTGATCGCCGGCGCCGACCTGCTCACCGTCGCCCAGCGGCTCTACCTGACCAACTTCGAGGTGATCGCCCTGCTGATCGTCGCGTCCCTCTGGTACCTCGTGCTGACCACCGTCGCCAGCATCGGCCAGTACTACCTGGAACGTCGGTTCAGCCGCGGCTTCGGCGCCACCGCGCCGGGCACCCTGCGCGGGCGGATCACCCGCAACCTGCGCTTCACCGGGAGCGCGCGATGACCCCGCCGATGGTGCAGTGCCGCTCGCTGCGCAAGAGCTTCGGCCGGCTGGAGGTGCTGCGCGGCATCGACCTGACCATCGAACGCGGCCGGGTCGTCTGCGTGGTCGGCCCGTCGGGCTCCGGCAAGTCCACCCTGCTGCGCTGCCTCAACCACCTCGAGGAGCCGCAGGCGGGTCGGGTCTACGTCGACGGCGAGCTGATCGGATACGAGGAGCGCGGCGGCCGGCTGCGGCCCCTGCCGGACGCGCGACTGCGCCGCCAGCGCGAGTCGATCGGCATGGTCTTCCAGCGCTTCCACCTGTTCCCGCACCGCACCGCCCTGGAGAACGTGATGGAGGGCCTGGTCGCGGTGAAGGGCGTCCCGTCGGCTGTCGCGCGGCAGCGCGCCGCTGACCTGCTCGACCGGGTGGGACTGGCCGACCGCGCCCACCACTACCCGGCCCAGCTCTCCGGCGGCCAGCAGCAGCGGGTCGCCATCGCCCGCTCGCTGGCCATGTCGCCGAAGCTGATGCTCTTCGACGAGCCGACCTCGGCGCTCGACCCGGAGCTGGTCGGCGAGGTGCTGGAGGTGATGAAGGACCTCGCGGCGAGCGGGATGACCATGATCGTGGTGACCCACGAGATGGGCTTCGCCCGGGAGGTCGGCGACCACCTCGTCTTCATGGACGAAGGCCTGATCATCGAGGAGGGCCCACCCCGGGAGGTGCTCGCCGCGCCACGGCACGACCGCACCCGCGCCTTCCTGTCCAAGGTGCTCTGAATGGCGCGCCTCGACCTGCTGATCACCGGCGGGGACGTGATCGACGGCACCGGCGCGCCGGCCCGCCCCGCCGACGTGGGCGTCCGCGACGACCGGCTCGTGCTGCTGCCACCGGCCAGCCGCACTCCCGCCGCGGAGGTCATCGACGCCGCCGGGCTGGTCGTCACGCCGGGCTTCGTCGACGTGCACACCCACTCCGACCTGCTCGCCGGCGACGACGAGCAGCGGGAGGTGCTGCGCCGGGCGCCGCTGCTCCAGGGCGTCACCACGGAGATCTGCGGCAACTGCGGCATCGGCCCCTTCCCGGTCCCACCCCACCGCACCGAACCGGTGCGGGAGCTGATCGCCGCGACCTTCGGCCCACCCGCGTCGGCGTACGCGTCGTTCGCCGAGTTCGCCGACGCCCAGGGCGCGGCCCGGCGCAACCACCTCGCCGCCCTCGTCGGCCACGGCACCCTACGCGCCGCGGTGGTCGGCTTCGCCCAGCGGCGGGCCACCCCCGCGGAGATCCGGCGGATGTGCGCCCTGCTCGACGAGGCGCTCGCCGCCGGCGCGGCCGGCCTGTCGACCGGGCTGATCTACTCCCCGGGCGTCAACGCCGGCACCGACGAGGTCATCGCCCTCGCGCGGGTGGCGGCCGCACACGGCAAGCCGTACGTGACCCACCTGCGCGACGAGATGTCCCAGGTCGAATCCGCACTCGAGGAGGCCATCGACATCGCCACCGCGGCCGGGTCGGCGCTGCAGGTCTCCCACCACAAGACGGCCGGGCGCCGCGCCTGGGGCGCCACCGTCCGCACCCTCGCCCGACTCGAACGGGCGCGCGCCGACGGGCTGGACGTCACCTGCGACGTCTACCCGTACACCGCCGGCAGCACCGCCCTGCACGCGATGCTCCCGCCGTGGCTGATCGCCGACGGGGTACCGGCGATGCTCACCGCCGCCGCCGAGCCGGCGGTCCGCGACCGGATCCGCCACGACCTGGTCGCCGGCGTGCCCGGCTGGGAGAACACCGTCGGCAACGGCGGCTGGGACCTGATCCGCGTGGCGTCCGCCCCGAACCACCCCGACGCCCAGGGCCACACGATCGCCGACCTGGCCGCCGCGCACGGCGTCGACCCCGTCGACTACGCCTGCGACCTGCTCGCCGCCGAACACGGCGACGTCACCATCCTCAGCCACTCCATGCACGAGGACGACGTACGCCGGGTGCTGGCCAGCCCGCTGACCATGCTCTGCTCGGACGGCGTACCGAAGGGCGGCCGACCGCACCCACGGTGGGCGGGCAGCTTCGCCCGGGTGCTCGGCCACTACGTTCGGGACGTGGGACTGCTGGAGCTGCCGGAGGCGGTGCACAAGATGACGGCGATGCCCGCCGGCCGCTTCGGCCTGACGGAGCGGGGGCTGCTCGCCGACGGGTACGCCGCGGACCTGGTGGTCCTCGACCCGCAGCGGGTCGCCGACGGCGCCACGTACGACGATCCGCTGGCGCCGCCGCGCGGGGTGCGGTGCGTGGTGGTCGATGGCCGGGTCGTGGTGGACGGCGGCGCGGTCACCGACGCGCGGCCCGGCCGGGTGCTGGCCGTGGCGGATCGGACGCCGGTCGTACCGGGGCGGCGATGAGCCCGACGGTGCGGGTCGGGGCAATGGTGCGGCGGCTGGACGACGGCCGCACCCTCTCCGCCGACCCCGACCTGGTCCTGCCACTGGCCAGCGTCGGCAAGGTGCTGATCCTCGGCGAGGTGGCCCGCCGGCTCGCGGACGGCACGCTCACCGCGGGCCAGCCGGTCGACCTGCTCGACGCGGACCGGGAGGTCGGCGGCACCGGCCTGCTCGGCCAGCTGTCGCCCCGCCGGTGGACGGTCGCCGACCTGGCCACGGCGGTCGCCGCGGTCAGCGACAACGCCGCCACCAACGCCCTGCTGCGGCTGGTGACCCTGACTGCCGTGCAGGACCTGGCCCGCCGCGCCGGGCTGCGGGACACCACCGTGCACGACCGGATCCGAGCCGAGCGCGGCCCCGACGTACCGGAAACCTTCGCCACCGGCACCGCCCGCGAACTCTGCGCCTTCCTCGCCGGAGTGGCGCAGGGGACCTGGCAGGGCCCGCAGGCCTGCCGGCTGCTGCGCGGCTGGCTCGCCGGGAACACCGACCGCACGATGGTCGCCGACTCGATCGGCCACGACCCATGGTCGAGCGACGGCGTCCGGGTCGAGAACAAGACCGGCACCGACACCGGGGTACGCGCCGACACCGGCATCGTGTCCGGCCGGCACACCGTCGTCTACGCCGTGATCGCCGCGTTCGCGCCCGGCGCCGAGCGGGCCGCCGTGGCCGAGCTGCGGCGCTGGGGTGCGGCGGTCGACCGGCTCGCCGGACCCCACCGCTCCGACAACTCCTGACTGAGCGTCGCCGCCGCGTCGCTCAGCCGCTCCACGAACCTGCCCACCACCGGATTGGGATTGCCGGGGCGCAGCGCCACGCCGATGTCCCGGTACAGCTTGGCGTGGGCGAGCTGCCGCACCGCCACCCCGCCGGGGTTGCGCAGGCCGAGCGACGGCACCAGGGCCACCCCCACACCGGCCCGGACCAGGCCCAGCACCACTTCGTAGTGGTCACTGCGGCAGCGGACCCGCGGCGCGAAGCCCTCCGCTCGCGCCGCCAACTCCAGCACCGACACCTCGCCCTGCACGCCGAGGGTGGTGACCCACGGCTCGGCGGCAAGGTTGGCGAGCCGAAGTCGCCGCCGGCGGGCGAGCGGATGGTCGGCGGGGAGCACCACCAGCTGTGGGTCCACCATCAGCGGCTCGACCTTCGCGTCCGGCGACTGCTGCGCCGGACTCAGCGGATGGTCGAAGACCACCACCAGGTCCAGCTCACCCTGGTGGAGGCGGGGCAGCAGTTCGTGCGGCTGCCCCAGGATCAGCGCCAGCTCGACCTGCGGATGGTCCCGGGTGAAGCTCGACAGCGCCCGCGGCAGCAGCTCGGTGCCGGCGGTGGCGAAGAACCCGATCCGCAGCAGTCCCCGGCGGCCCTCGCCGTGTGCGGACAGCTCATCGCGGGCCGCCGACATCAGATCGGCGATCTGCTGCGCGTAGTCCGCCAGGCGCTGGCCCGCGACCGTGAGCCGCAGACTGCGCGGCCCCCGGTCCACCAGCGCCACCCCGGCCTCCTGCTCCAACGTGGCGAGCTGGTGGGAGACCGCGGACGGGCTCAGCTGAAGCCGCTCCGCGGCGGCGACGATCGTGCCATGCCGAGCGATCTCCAGGACGACCTGCAGGCGTGCGGTGTTGAACATCGGCGGGTTGCCTTCCCTGGTGCGGTGGTCCGGGTCAGTCCCGGGGCGCGAACAGCATGCGCGCCAGCATGAGCATCATCGCCGCGAAGCCGCCGACCAGGGAGAGCCAGGACCATGCCCAGCCGATGGTGAAGCCCAGCACCGCGAACGCCGCGATGGCGATCAGCCAGAGCGTGAGGGTGTACAGGCCGAACCGGGCGGCGGCGGCTGGGTCGTTCGTGAAACGGTCACCGACGTCGTGGTGGGATGCGTGTTGCTGGAGCACCCACGCCTTATGGCGGTTGGTCTGCGTGGCGCCCAGGCAGGTGAACGCGACGATCGAGGCCACGACGGCGAGTGCACCGCCGATCAGCCAGGGCAGCTCGGTCTCGATCAGGTACCGCCAGCCGGAGCCGACGCCCGCCAGGGCCAGGGTCGTGGCGGCCCCGTATCCGGCGGCGCGAAGGCCGGGCATCGGGTGGTTGGTGGTGGTTTCCTGCCGCAGGGCGTCGGCCACGATGAGGCCGACGGGCAGCGCGACGGCGACGATCGCGGCGAGCTGCGCCGGCTCGGGCACGGCGACGTCGACCGCGGCCAGGGCGAGGATGGCGAGCGCGGCGACGGCGATCGCCGCCAGGACGATCACGCGGACCAGGAATCCGGGCTTCGGTCGGACGCGGTGACGTGCCCACGCGGCGACGGGGGAGTCGGACCCGGTCTCCATCTCGTCGATCAGGGATCGGACGTCGCCCAACTCGGCCATCGCGCGGCCGGTGGCGTCGGTCGGGGAGAGCCCGGCGCGTTCGAGATCGGCGACCCGGGCCACCAGGTTGGCTCGGATCTCCTCCTTCAGGTCCTGAAGTTCGGGGGTCACCTCGACGCCTGCGAAGGCCTGGTCGAGGAGGCGGTGGATGTCCGTCGTGGAGCCGCGCGTGGTGTCGTTCGAGGCGGTCATGACGATGCCTTTCCAGTGGCCGGTTGCCGGGGGTGGGTTAGTCGCCGAGGTCGAGCAGCGAGTCGATGAGATCGCGCGTGACCACCCATGCCGCGACGTTGCGGCGGTAGACGGAGTGGCCGGCGTCGGTGATGCGGTAGTACTTCCGCCGCCCGCCCTTGGTTTCGTCGCCCCAGTAGGCCTCGACGAGTCCGTCCTTGACCAGGCGCCGGTAGCTCGCGTACAGCGTCGCTTCCTTGATCTCATACGCCCCGCCGGTCGCGTCGCGGATCGTCTTGAAGATCTCGAAGCCGTAGCTGTCGCCGCGGCGCAGGATCCCCAGCACGATCGTGTCGGTGTGCCCGCGGAGCAGGTCGGCGGCGAAGGCGTCACCGAGAAGGGCGGCGTCACTCCCGCTTCTCTCAAACATGACTAGTACTTTATCAGATCCAGTACTAGTCCAGCCATACTCATTGCCGTCAAGAATGCTCAGGGCGTCCTTCAGCGGTGCTGTCGGGGAGGCCGGTGCCGCGGCGGTCAGTGGCCGCGGTAGAGGGCGTCGATGTCAGCGGCGCGATGCCGCTGCACCACCTCGCGTTTGACCTTCAACGTGGGGGTGAGTTCACCGTTGGCCTCGGTGAAGTCGTCCGGCAGGATCCGGAAGGTCTTGATCGCCTCCGCGTGGGAGACCGACCGGTTCGCCCGGTCGATCGCGCTCTGGATCTCGCCGCGCAGCGCCGGGTCCTCGCGCAACTCCGCGACCGAGGCGTGCGGGTGGCCGTGCGCGTCGCGCCACCGGGTCCACGCCTGCGGGTCGATGGTGACCAGGGCGGCGACGTATGGCTTGCCGTTGCCGGCCAGCATGGACTGGCTGACCAGCGGGTGTGCGCGGACCCGGTCCTCGAGCGGGGCGGGGGCGATGTTCTTGCCCTCCGCGGTCACCATGATCTCCTTGGTGCGTCCGGTGATCCGCAGGTAGCCGTCGTCGTCGAGGCTGCCGAGGTCGCCGGTGCGGAACCAGCCGTCGGCGGTGAACGTCTCGCTGGTCGCGGCCGGATTGTTCCAGTAGCCCCGGAACACGACGTCACTGCGGACGAGGATCTCCCCGCTGTCGGCGATGGCCAGCTCGACGCCGGGCAGCGGCCGGCCGACGGTGCCGATCCGCATCGCCGAGGGCCGGTTCACCGCCAGCGCCGGGGACGTTTCCGTCAACCCGTACCCCTCCAGGGTCGTGAGGCCGGCGCCCCGGAAGAAGTGCCCGAGCCGCTCACCGAGGGGAGCCCCGCCGACCACGGCCAGCCGGCAGCGGCCGCCGAACGCGGCCCGCAGCTTCCGGTAGACCAGCAGGTCCAGCAGACCTCGCGCCAGCCGGAGGCCCGTCCCGGGGCCGGACGGCGTGTCGAGCGCCCGGCTGTACCGCGCCGCGACCCGGTCCGCGACGGCGAACAGCCACCCCTGATGCTGGTCGGCGGCCTTCTGCCGCGCCCCGGTGTACGCCTTCTCGAACATCCGCGGCACCGCGAGCACGAACGTCGGCCGGTGCCGGCGCAGCTGGTCCAGCACGCCACGCGCGCTGGGGCTGTGCACCATGGTCGCCCGGGTCTGCACCATGCCCACCTGAATCATCCGGGCGAAGGCGTGCGCCAGCGGCAGGAAGAGGACCGTCGACGCCGCCTGGTTGAACAGCTCGGGCAGCGCCGCGACCGCGTTGGCGACGTCGAGGTGGATGTTCCGGTGCGTCAGCACGCAGCCCTTCGGCCGGCCCGTCGTCCCGCTGGTGTAGACGATCGTGGCCGGGTCCGCCCCCGACACCGCGGCCCGCCGGCGTTCGACGGCCGCCTCGTCGACGGCCCGACCCCGCTCGGCCAGCCGGACCAGGTCGCCGGCGTCGATCTGCCACACCTCGCGCAGCTCCGGCAGCCCGTCGCGTACGCCGGTCAGCAGCGCGGCGTGGTCGGCCGTCTCCACCACGCACGCCACCGCGCCCGAGTCGGCAAGGATCCAGGCCAGCTGCTCGGCGCTCGACGTGTCGTACACCGGAACGGTCACCGCGCCGATCGCCCACACCGCGTAGTCGACCAGGGTCCACTCGTACCGGGTGCGGCTCATCAGCACCACCCGGGCCCCCGGCGTCACGCCCGCCGCGACCAGCCCGCGGGCCACGGCCAGCACGTCGTCGCGGAACTGCCGGCAGGTCACCACGGACGGGTCACCGGACGGGTGCGGCCACGTCCGGGCGTCCGGGTCCGGGCGCCGGAACTGCACCGCGCCCGGGTCCCGCCGCCCGTTGTCCCACACCACGTCGGCCAGCCCGACCGACTCCCCGCCGGTGACCTTCGGCTCCACGCTGACGTTGCGCCGCATCACGCTCAGGATTTCCTAGCGGCTCCGCTTGAGCTGGTCGCAGAGCTTCTCGGGGTCCCGTACGAAATCCATGCCCTTGTCGCGCAGCCGGGAGAAGTCGTCGATCATGTGCTGCACCTCGCCGGGGGTGAACCGTCGGTCCTCGTCGCCCGACTTCTTCAGCCAGCCGATCACGTCGTCGTAGCCTTTCCAGTCCCGCTTGCCCA
This sequence is a window from Micromonospora sp. NBRC 110009. Protein-coding genes within it:
- a CDS encoding DUF1330 domain-containing protein, producing MPKAYWITTYRSISNEEKVAAYAELAGPALRAAGGTFLARGLPSRAFESGALERTTLIEFESVDAALAAYDSPAYQEALRALGDGAERDLRIIEATP
- a CDS encoding ABC transporter substrate-binding protein; its protein translation is MVRKRALRIVVGLAALSLAVAGCGRSTSGQTPQAGVSASVAADAKAADLVPADLKGKGVLRVATAEGYPPMEMYKEGTQELVGVDPELAAAIAGRLGLKLEMTNASFPGLIPGLQADRWDLAMSSMSDTEERRKAVDFVDYFQAGGAIMVAKGNPAGVKDLADLCGRAVVLAKGSSNLAIGEKQNGSCAKKMTISQSEDAPTGLLQIDAGRAVATIVDYPVAKMLAQQSGKYEVLEAQYEAGPWGIAIDKKDSQLRDAVQRALQELIAAGEYAKLLEKWGVQGSGVQTATVNDQK
- a CDS encoding amino acid ABC transporter permease; protein product: MSTPVDATVPGPASAGPAGPETPEVNRISHPLRPGRWLAAGATALILAWLAWTIAINPNLHWDIVVKYQFDRVILEGLWVTAQLTVASMAIGVMLGVVVALMQVSDSRILRAGAMAYVWFFRGTPLLVQLIFWFNIALIFPEIGLGVPFGGPKLVTWETNTLVTGFVAALLGLSINEGAYMSEIVRAGLRAVDPGQQEAAAALGMSRMKIMRRVVLPQAMRIIVPPTGNQFISMLKTTSLVSVIAGADLLTVAQRLYLTNFEVIALLIVASLWYLVLTTVASIGQYYLERRFSRGFGATAPGTLRGRITRNLRFTGSAR
- a CDS encoding amino acid ABC transporter ATP-binding protein, which produces MTPPMVQCRSLRKSFGRLEVLRGIDLTIERGRVVCVVGPSGSGKSTLLRCLNHLEEPQAGRVYVDGELIGYEERGGRLRPLPDARLRRQRESIGMVFQRFHLFPHRTALENVMEGLVAVKGVPSAVARQRAADLLDRVGLADRAHHYPAQLSGGQQQRVAIARSLAMSPKLMLFDEPTSALDPELVGEVLEVMKDLAASGMTMIVVTHEMGFAREVGDHLVFMDEGLIIEEGPPREVLAAPRHDRTRAFLSKVL
- a CDS encoding N-acyl-D-amino-acid deacylase family protein — its product is MARLDLLITGGDVIDGTGAPARPADVGVRDDRLVLLPPASRTPAAEVIDAAGLVVTPGFVDVHTHSDLLAGDDEQREVLRRAPLLQGVTTEICGNCGIGPFPVPPHRTEPVRELIAATFGPPASAYASFAEFADAQGAARRNHLAALVGHGTLRAAVVGFAQRRATPAEIRRMCALLDEALAAGAAGLSTGLIYSPGVNAGTDEVIALARVAAAHGKPYVTHLRDEMSQVESALEEAIDIATAAGSALQVSHHKTAGRRAWGATVRTLARLERARADGLDVTCDVYPYTAGSTALHAMLPPWLIADGVPAMLTAAAEPAVRDRIRHDLVAGVPGWENTVGNGGWDLIRVASAPNHPDAQGHTIADLAAAHGVDPVDYACDLLAAEHGDVTILSHSMHEDDVRRVLASPLTMLCSDGVPKGGRPHPRWAGSFARVLGHYVRDVGLLELPEAVHKMTAMPAGRFGLTERGLLADGYAADLVVLDPQRVADGATYDDPLAPPRGVRCVVVDGRVVVDGGAVTDARPGRVLAVADRTPVVPGRR
- a CDS encoding serine hydrolase, translated to MSPTVRVGAMVRRLDDGRTLSADPDLVLPLASVGKVLILGEVARRLADGTLTAGQPVDLLDADREVGGTGLLGQLSPRRWTVADLATAVAAVSDNAATNALLRLVTLTAVQDLARRAGLRDTTVHDRIRAERGPDVPETFATGTARELCAFLAGVAQGTWQGPQACRLLRGWLAGNTDRTMVADSIGHDPWSSDGVRVENKTGTDTGVRADTGIVSGRHTVVYAVIAAFAPGAERAAVAELRRWGAAVDRLAGPHRSDNS
- a CDS encoding LysR family transcriptional regulator, with amino-acid sequence MFNTARLQVVLEIARHGTIVAAAERLQLSPSAVSHQLATLEQEAGVALVDRGPRSLRLTVAGQRLADYAQQIADLMSAARDELSAHGEGRRGLLRIGFFATAGTELLPRALSSFTRDHPQVELALILGQPHELLPRLHQGELDLVVVFDHPLSPAQQSPDAKVEPLMVDPQLVVLPADHPLARRRRLRLANLAAEPWVTTLGVQGEVSVLELAARAEGFAPRVRCRSDHYEVVLGLVRAGVGVALVPSLGLRNPGGVAVRQLAHAKLYRDIGVALRPGNPNPVVGRFVERLSDAAATLSQELSERWGPASRSTAAPQRRSSATAARSAPGANAAITA
- a CDS encoding permease prefix domain 1-containing protein is translated as MTASNDTTRGSTTDIHRLLDQAFAGVEVTPELQDLKEEIRANLVARVADLERAGLSPTDATGRAMAELGDVRSLIDEMETGSDSPVAAWARHRVRPKPGFLVRVIVLAAIAVAALAILALAAVDVAVPEPAQLAAIVAVALPVGLIVADALRQETTTNHPMPGLRAAGYGAATTLALAGVGSGWRYLIETELPWLIGGALAVVASIVAFTCLGATQTNRHKAWVLQQHASHHDVGDRFTNDPAAAARFGLYTLTLWLIAIAAFAVLGFTIGWAWSWLSLVGGFAAMMLMLARMLFAPRD
- a CDS encoding PadR family transcriptional regulator — translated: MFERSGSDAALLGDAFAADLLRGHTDTIVLGILRRGDSYGFEIFKTIRDATGGAYEIKEATLYASYRRLVKDGLVEAYWGDETKGGRRKYYRITDAGHSVYRRNVAAWVVTRDLIDSLLDLGD
- a CDS encoding AMP-dependent synthetase/ligase, producing MRRNVSVEPKVTGGESVGLADVVWDNGRRDPGAVQFRRPDPDARTWPHPSGDPSVVTCRQFRDDVLAVARGLVAAGVTPGARVVLMSRTRYEWTLVDYAVWAIGAVTVPVYDTSSAEQLAWILADSGAVACVVETADHAALLTGVRDGLPELREVWQIDAGDLVRLAERGRAVDEAAVERRRAAVSGADPATIVYTSGTTGRPKGCVLTHRNIHLDVANAVAALPELFNQAASTVLFLPLAHAFARMIQVGMVQTRATMVHSPSARGVLDQLRRHRPTFVLAVPRMFEKAYTGARQKAADQHQGWLFAVADRVAARYSRALDTPSGPGTGLRLARGLLDLLVYRKLRAAFGGRCRLAVVGGAPLGERLGHFFRGAGLTTLEGYGLTETSPALAVNRPSAMRIGTVGRPLPGVELAIADSGEILVRSDVVFRGYWNNPAATSETFTADGWFRTGDLGSLDDDGYLRITGRTKEIMVTAEGKNIAPAPLEDRVRAHPLVSQSMLAGNGKPYVAALVTIDPQAWTRWRDAHGHPHASVAELREDPALRGEIQSAIDRANRSVSHAEAIKTFRILPDDFTEANGELTPTLKVKREVVQRHRAADIDALYRGH